A region of the Dermatophagoides farinae isolate YC_2012a chromosome 7, ASM2471394v1, whole genome shotgun sequence genome:
GGGAAAAGGGGAACTACTCATCTACTAAACAAATCTTCCCCCCCCCAaattcaccatcaacatcatcatcatgatcaaatcCTGTCAAAGACAGCCTAATTCTATTCGTCATCAAAATGGCTTATAGAATGGCTATTTCGAAACACAAGCTTTTCCAAAATATAcacactatatatatatagacatAGTAATGGTCAAAATCATTGAGATTGAACATTGAATTGTGATGTGGTCTTCATTTTTAAtctgacatttttttttctcttctctgctgatgaaatttgttgttgatgatgatcaaaattaataaagCGTGTGtatctgtgtgtatgtgtgtgtaatattaatatgaaaattcatcaagtgaatccatcatcatcatcaacatgatcatCCATTCAGATATAATGAGAAGAAcgcgccaaaaaaaaaaatattttgatagcatttcaaattgaaattacaaTAGTATAGTGTAGTAGTatgtagaaaaaatgaaattctttgaCTATCACCAATACACAATCAACTACCAGAGTTTCAGAATAATAtctccgaaaaaaaaatcgagaaTTCAAGTGTTTGAAACATGATGACATCAGCTGCTATTtcaacatacaaacacacatagaccaaattttcaaattctggTTCTCTTCAtgaatgcacacacacacacacacacacatagtaAACCAAATTATCCTGCAAAATGATGAacggaaaagaaaatctgattaaccaaaacaacaataacatcaACAGAAGCAGCAGCCCTTGCCATTGACAATGTGaatacaacacacacacacacaaacacacacacacgaacacaAGCATCgcttttttcttgttgccagacactttttcatttttctatcCATTATATAACCCAGAAAACCGAGGggatgaaataataatagtggtggtggtggtggtgatgataggTTTTGGTACAACAAATTTGactgccaaaaaaaaagaaagaaaattactACAGACTTCACTACTACTTGATCACTACATCTGATTCTGatccagtgtgtgtgtgtgtgtgatgtgaTGTTTTGGTATACACACTCTTTTcattatacaacaacaatgtgaTGGTTCcccctcttttttttttttttggttcattcattcattcatccatccatccatccatccattcgaTTTAACaccacatgcacacacacacacacacacatagaataTTCTATCATCTTGATCAATTCTCTCTGctggattcattcatttcatttcagaatactaaacacacatacacacacattgacgCGACAGCCGTTAATATGCCTCATCATTTTGCTTTCTCTATTTCTCTCAAATTAGCCAGTTGATTGAAGGAGTGATAGAGAAGCTTCCGATTTGGCCTGGCATTTTCTCTACTATCATTGTCGAGTGATAACCCTGGTCTCATTTACTCAATTTGAAACCAATTGTCAgcctgtatgtgtgtgtgtgttcaagtAAACTAAACACCCgaaagaatagaaaaaaaggccATAGTTCCAGGCCGCGAGATACAAATAACCAAAAAGTGGAAgtcgacgaaaaaaaaattcgatttgaaGGCGCCAAAAAAACGAactaataacaacaacaaccgatatatatatatttggaccaaaaaaaagaagtaaTAGACCAATAGAACAGGGGATCAATAAAGATTCTGTGGATGAATAGATGGATGGAAGTGGATGGCTTAAATtcagaattgaatgaataaaagaaagagagagagagagagaaagagacaTGGCTAGAATAAAGGGGATGAGTGGGACTTACTTGATTCttagttttgttgttgttgttgatcgtcTACAATCTTTActcaaagaaaaagaaaaataaatgatggcactctgttttttttttttgcatcgaAACAACAATCCAATCGAGTGTATGTAATATGCCAATTTCATGATATGAAAGAATGTTTTGGCTAGAATTCTTTCActaattcattcacaatttcGAACGTGTCCATTTCATAaagagtgagtgagtgagtgagtgagttagagagagagagagagagaaagaggcATTGGCGCCGATTTTGACATAGGCCATTTATTttcccgtttttttttctttggggTATAAATAGCCGGAATAGATAAAGTAATGATGGGTGAATTGACGCGTTCTGGTGGGGTGGGGGGTAATAACGACTGTGTTAGTATTTACCCAAATTGCACttatccattttcattcaatttgtttataCCGAATATTTAGTATAGTAGAGTAAAAGTAAAGTACACAAGATAGCAATTCTCGCTCGCTCTctctcgatgatgatgatgatgatcaattgaacagcagaattttttttttcattcattcgtttgtttgtttgttcattcggCCCAAGGCAaccaagagaaaaaaaaatgaagagaaTCCAATGTTATTTGGTTTCGATTCTGTTGTTCATtctcaattgttgttgaatgcaAACCAAATTCTGAAacttataataataaaaaacaagttATTATATTTTACCACTGGTCTCTATCATTATATAACTGAACGAGTGGGTGATGATGAGGGGTAACCGATAATGATCCATTAATgtagcatcatcatcgacagcATTGTCCAGAATGGGcaattcaaattatcaatgattacATATAATACaaaagcacacacacacacacacacttgatgCATTGTATTTTGGAGACAAATCACTGGCAGTAGGCACAATaataacgacaacgacaacgacaatccATTCTCAATGGTCAATTTTTAGCCATTAGTCATTATATAATGGAAAAACCGATTCTCGTTTTATAAATTATCTTGGGtgatatatacacacacacattcatataGACATGTACGATAAAAGCTATTACACATTTGATCATTGCTGCTGTCAATATATATGTCGTTTGCCTACAACCCCCCCCACCACTCTATGAAGAATCTCTCTCGGGATTGTTTAGATAGAttgagatagagagagagaaagagaaatggGATAGTTGCATTCAAACATTTCGAGTATATTCTGTAATATCTGATTGGTCttgtttgtatattttttcattcggtAGCTTGTTTGTCCGAAATTCTACAATGGCCAATAAAATTgggattgatgatgatgatgatgatgatggagagaGTAAACTTTTGATGGTTTgcttttatattatatataaaaaaataaatgtcacATTCGAATAATTTAGGGTGATGTGTTCGTGTATATAAAGCCGGATAATTTATTCTGTTAATAAACACTTGTAAATAACAGTGGACAATAACAGATTTtgtcaacgatgatgatgatgaccaagatgatttgataaattcgaatttatttgagcaaaaatcaaacaattattgatattgatgatgattagaaatTGATATCGATATAATTTTCTatggttgttgattttagattttttgaattattaatttttttttacatatacattattattattattcaatgatttgaaCCAACTTTACTAAACAATACATCTATTGGTTGTTTAAAACTATAAAGGCTAGGTGCACGTAATATGATTAATGCAGCACCACTAATACAGCTTATGGTGAATATCCATAAGAATAGACGATCCAATACCATGGCTACAAATTTCCAATCATCTTCAATCtgtaattgaaattttttagaataaatgaaaaaaaaggattatGATTTATTATGAATTAATAATACATTTTATTACCTGTAAATATTTATCCAGATTACGTTTATGTTGTGATAGGAATTGAATCCTTGTTGTTAATCGTCGTAGATTTGGACTAATCGAATATTCTTCAGCTGAATTCGAATCATCTGATTTACTTTGATCTGCTATTtgtacatcatcatgtaattcatcatttatcatatCAATATTGGGTGGATAAAGTGGTTGTGGTGATTTTATTCGTTGATCATTTGCCAAACATTTTTCCGGAATAATCgtaaattcatttgattcgaatgaagTCAAACTATTACTTcttcgtcgttgttgttgttgttgttgatgatgatgttttgaaATGTATGGagaattattgaatgaataaaaatcatccatCATTGGTCCATTACGtgcattttgttcatcatttcgtTGTTCCATATCAGATTGTACTGCtgttatatcatcatcttcttcatttGCATCTTGTGGTCTTTGCATACATAGATATTTTGGCAGAATTTGTATGAATACTTTTTTCACCCATGGTGCCATTCGATGTGTTGATGGTGAACGaaaatttacattcaatACAGCTATTGTTGCCACACTGGATAATGTTAACAGAATCATTGTGAATAAAAGATAACGGCCAAGTAATGGTACTGTTAAACTTGTTGGTGGAATAATTTCggccaataataaaaaaaacactaccAACGAAAGCATAATTGATATGGAAAGGCTAACTTTTTCACCTGAATCCGATGGAAGATAAAATACTAAAATTGAAAGACATGATATTGCAACACATGGTATGATCAGATTAAATGTATAGAATAATGTTTTCCGACGTAATGTTAAATTGAATGTAATATCAATATATGGTGTATCGCAACAgctaaacaaaacaaaacaaaaaaaaaatttttaatagaatccattcaatgaatgattgtaatACAAACCTGTAAAAAATGACTTTACGACGAGCCGGTACAGCCATTAAATCCCATTCAACACTTAGATAGAAACTGCTTAAATCCATACCCATTTCAACTactggatcatcatttttttcatggatATGTCTTAGATCAATCTAtatattatcaatgaatgtaagtttttttttcgttcaaaattcatcatcattttaattaattaccGTATAGCCATCATATGTCCAGCTACCGAATTTCATGAAACAAGTCTGTtcatcaaatggaaaatattcGACATCAATTTCACATGAACTTTTGTAGATTGCCGGTGGTTTCTTTTGTCGAAtagatttgaaattttttttggatcaattgGATTGAATTGCATGCAATCAAAAGAATTCTTACCCAAATTACAAGACCATCTGAATGAAGTATTGCTTTGGTCATGATGGTTATCTCGTAATTACCATCAGCATTATTGTATAATACGATATCTATGATCATTTCAAAGTTCAAGCATTATTAGATTATTGAatacaaatcaacaacaataacaacaacagaaaatacCTGGTAACCAAATTTGTTCGGATGGAACATGCAATTTTGTGACACCACCATAATCTTCTGGTTCCcattttaatttataatcaatcCATCTTTGTTCGACAAATACATTTGTTGTCATGATCTGATTTTTTAGATTctatttgttgaaaataaattgttttcaaattgttttggtttgtatttaaaaaaaaaattcaattcatatatgatgatacttacaacatcaatcaattgtgatAATCGAAGACCCATTTTCACTACTAAACGATCAGAATTATTGCCCTTTGaaattaatcataatcaatattgttatatgttcgaatttttttttctttgacaaaaaaaaaacaaaaacttacCAATGGTCGAATAATACTATTGTATCCATTGATtagatcatcatataatcgTTTTGCCtgtaatttgaaattttttttttttttttatttcaatttcagaTGAACAAACATATTTATATGATACATACATCTGGATTGGTCATTACATTTATTGGACATgtacaaattatcatcaataataatatggatTGATTGGatagaattatcatcatttttggttTGTGGCTATCGAATTTCTgttaaatgataaatttcaaagtcacgaaatggaatggaatattgaactttttgtttatttttttttgagcagaatgacaaaataaacatttgagacacggatgaatgaatagatgCTATTGAAACGGATACAGAATTCAGCACGCATGTCCACATCAATGTCCgcatccattattattgtatgtttttttttttttttggttagaATCCTGGATCCTGGACCATATAGCTGCTGGATGTCAAACCGATTTGTTCTTTGTTGATTGagacaattttgtttttaaaagaaaaaaatgtaaataatcataataattcgaAAATGCAGccattattcaattgttgttggctacgaaaaaatttagccatcattattattatcattgtattGCTCAACATTTTCATACGACAAATTGATGCCAATTCAGGTAatttattcgattgattaattaatcataattaattaatttctaatcaaatcaatcttATAGATGGAAAAagat
Encoded here:
- the LOC124496422 gene encoding acetylcholine receptor subunit alpha-like 1 yields the protein MMIILSNQSILLLMIICTCPINVMTNPDAKRLYDDLINGYNSIIRPLGNNSDRLVVKMGLRLSQLIDVNLKNQIMTTNVFVEQRWIDYKLKWEPEDYGGVTKLHVPSEQIWLPDIVLYNNADGNYEITIMTKAILHSDGLVIWKPPAIYKSSCEIDVEYFPFDEQTCFMKFGSWTYDGYTIDLRHIHEKNDDPVVEMGMDLSSFYLSVEWDLMAVPARRKVIFYSCCDTPYIDITFNLTLRRKTLFYTFNLIIPCVAISCLSILVFYLPSDSGEKVSLSISIMLSLVVFFLLLAEIIPPTSLTVPLLGRYLLFTMILLTLSSVATIAVLNVNFRSPSTHRMAPWVKKVFIQILPKYLCMQRPQDANEEDDDITAVQSDMEQRNDEQNARNGPMMDDFYSFNNSPYISKHHHQQQQQQRRRSNSLTSFESNEFTIIPEKCLANDQRIKSPQPLYPPNIDMINDELHDDVQIADQSKSDDSNSAEEYSISPNLRRLTTRIQFLSQHKRNLDKYLQIEDDWKFVAMVLDRLFLWIFTISCISGAALIILRAPSLYSFKQPIDVLFSKVGSNH